Proteins from a genomic interval of Rhodococcus rhodochrous:
- a CDS encoding NAD(P)H-dependent flavin oxidoreductase: MLTTAFTETFGVRHPIVQGGMQWVGRAELVAAVANAGALGMITALTQPTPEDLAKEIERTRELTDQPFGVNLTILPAINPPPYEEYRQVIIDSGVKIVETAGSNPAPHLPDFHAAGIKVLHKCTSVRHAVKAQDIGVDGISIDGFECAGHPGEDDVPGLVLIAAAAEKITIPMIASGGFGDGRGLVAALALGADGINMGTRFMCTEESPIHQNIKEAIVAANETDTELIFRPLRNTARVASNTVSREVVEILDRGGQFEDVRELVAGARGRLVYENGDPEAGIWTVGTVQGIIHDIPPAGELVERIVADAESLIAERLTGMMSRVNA; this comes from the coding sequence GTGCTGACCACCGCCTTCACCGAAACCTTCGGCGTCCGCCATCCCATCGTGCAGGGAGGGATGCAGTGGGTCGGCCGCGCCGAACTCGTCGCTGCGGTCGCCAATGCCGGCGCGCTCGGAATGATCACCGCTCTGACGCAACCGACCCCCGAGGATCTCGCGAAGGAGATCGAGCGCACCCGCGAGCTCACCGACCAGCCGTTCGGCGTCAACCTCACGATCCTGCCGGCGATCAACCCGCCGCCCTACGAGGAGTACCGCCAGGTCATCATCGACTCCGGTGTGAAGATCGTGGAGACGGCCGGATCGAATCCCGCGCCGCACCTGCCCGACTTCCACGCCGCCGGAATCAAGGTGCTGCACAAGTGCACCAGCGTCCGGCACGCCGTCAAGGCGCAGGACATCGGTGTCGACGGCATCAGCATCGACGGCTTCGAATGCGCCGGCCACCCCGGTGAGGACGACGTCCCCGGCCTCGTGCTCATCGCCGCCGCCGCAGAGAAGATCACCATCCCGATGATCGCGTCCGGCGGCTTCGGCGACGGTCGCGGTCTCGTCGCCGCCCTGGCTCTCGGCGCCGATGGCATCAACATGGGTACCCGGTTCATGTGCACCGAGGAATCTCCGATCCACCAGAACATCAAGGAAGCGATCGTCGCGGCGAACGAGACCGACACCGAACTGATCTTCCGTCCGCTGCGCAACACTGCCCGCGTGGCGAGCAACACCGTCAGCCGTGAGGTCGTCGAAATCCTCGACCGCGGTGGACAGTTCGAGGACGTGCGTGAACTCGTCGCCGGTGCCCGCGGCCGTCTGGTCTACGAGAACGGTGATCCCGAGGCGGGAATCTGGACCGTCGGCACGGTGCAGGGCATCATCCACGACATTCCCCCCGCGGGCGAACTCGTCGAGCGCATCGTCGCCGACGCCGAAAGCCTCATCGCAGAGCGACTCACCGGCATGATGTCGCGCGTGAACGCCTGA
- a CDS encoding acyl-CoA dehydrogenase family protein, protein MKRTHFDDDHEAYRETVREFLAREIEPNYEKWEDERLVDRSAWIAAGKSGIVGLGAPEEFGGSGVTDYRFRHVVQEEIARTGTTSFGAGLALQDDITIPYIVHLGTEEQKARWLPKMATGERIGAIAMTEPGAGSDLQGVKTTAVRDGDEWVINGQKTFITNGIHSDLVIVVCRTDPNAGSKGFSLIVVERDTPGFSRGRKLHKVGLAAQDTAELVFEDARVPAENLLGTEGRGFVHLMENLPLERIGIAVSAITSARAAYEWTVQYVFERKAFGKPIGDLQNTRFALAEMLTEIEITESHVDRCVLALNAGELTPVDASKAKWWATELQKRVVDRCVQLHGGYGYMMEYPIGRAYVDARIQTIYGGTTEIMKEIIGRDIAAGYA, encoded by the coding sequence TTGAAGCGCACCCATTTCGACGACGATCACGAGGCGTACCGGGAGACCGTTCGCGAGTTCCTCGCCCGCGAGATCGAACCGAACTACGAGAAGTGGGAAGACGAACGGCTCGTCGACCGCTCGGCATGGATCGCCGCCGGTAAGTCCGGCATCGTCGGTCTGGGAGCGCCGGAGGAATTCGGTGGCTCGGGCGTGACCGACTACCGGTTCCGTCACGTCGTGCAGGAGGAGATCGCACGCACCGGAACGACCTCGTTCGGCGCCGGACTCGCACTGCAGGACGACATCACGATCCCGTACATCGTGCACCTCGGCACGGAGGAGCAGAAGGCCCGCTGGCTGCCGAAGATGGCCACCGGTGAGCGTATCGGCGCGATCGCGATGACCGAGCCCGGAGCCGGATCCGACCTGCAGGGCGTGAAGACCACCGCCGTACGCGACGGTGACGAGTGGGTGATCAACGGCCAGAAGACGTTCATCACCAACGGAATCCACTCCGATCTCGTCATCGTGGTGTGCCGCACCGACCCGAACGCGGGGTCGAAAGGTTTCTCGCTCATCGTCGTCGAGCGCGACACCCCCGGTTTCAGCAGAGGCCGCAAGCTCCACAAGGTCGGTCTCGCCGCGCAGGACACCGCCGAACTCGTCTTCGAGGACGCCCGTGTCCCCGCCGAGAACCTGCTCGGCACCGAGGGTCGCGGCTTCGTGCACCTGATGGAGAACCTGCCCCTCGAACGCATCGGTATCGCCGTCAGCGCGATCACCTCGGCGCGGGCCGCCTACGAGTGGACCGTGCAGTACGTCTTCGAGCGCAAGGCATTCGGCAAGCCCATCGGCGACCTGCAGAACACCCGCTTCGCGCTCGCCGAGATGCTCACCGAGATCGAGATCACCGAGTCGCACGTCGACCGGTGCGTACTCGCCCTCAACGCCGGGGAGCTCACACCGGTGGATGCGTCGAAGGCCAAGTGGTGGGCGACCGAACTGCAGAAGCGCGTCGTCGACCGCTGCGTGCAGCTGCACGGCGGGTACGGCTACATGATGGAGTACCCGATCGGGCGCGCCTACGTCGATGCACGCATCCAGACGATCTACGGTGGCACCACGGAGATCATGAAGGAGATCATCGGCCGCGACATCGCCGCCGGGTACGCGTAA
- a CDS encoding SDR family NAD(P)-dependent oxidoreductase → MFDLTGKRALVTGGSAGIGLGMARGLARAGADVTLWGRSEDKLAKAAADIGRFAGRVATRAVDVSDEQAVTDGVAALVDDFGGLDIVVVNAGIGSSLQKFHESTTERYRAVMATNVDGAFFTMRETSRVLVEQGAGGSMIVTSSLGALQGAGRNQPYAASKAAVLALANGCAVEFARHRIRVNSVLPGWIATDMTGPLQESDVFNSNVIGRVPLGRWGTPEDFEGIAVYLASDASSFQTGSTTLIDGGYSMF, encoded by the coding sequence ATGTTCGACCTCACAGGTAAGCGCGCTCTCGTCACGGGTGGTTCCGCGGGGATCGGTCTCGGCATGGCCCGGGGGCTCGCCCGTGCCGGCGCCGACGTCACCCTGTGGGGCCGGAGCGAGGACAAGCTCGCGAAGGCCGCGGCCGACATCGGGAGGTTCGCCGGCCGCGTGGCCACCCGCGCGGTCGACGTCTCCGACGAGCAGGCCGTGACCGACGGTGTCGCGGCGCTCGTCGACGACTTCGGTGGGCTCGACATCGTGGTGGTCAACGCCGGCATCGGGTCGTCGCTGCAGAAGTTCCACGAGTCGACGACCGAGCGGTACCGCGCCGTCATGGCGACGAACGTCGACGGCGCGTTCTTCACGATGCGGGAGACCTCGCGTGTGCTCGTCGAGCAGGGCGCCGGGGGTTCGATGATCGTCACGTCGAGCCTCGGTGCACTGCAGGGCGCCGGACGCAACCAGCCGTACGCGGCGAGCAAGGCCGCGGTGCTCGCGCTTGCGAACGGCTGTGCCGTCGAGTTCGCGCGTCACCGGATCCGGGTCAACAGCGTGCTGCCGGGCTGGATCGCCACCGACATGACCGGTCCGCTGCAGGAGTCCGACGTCTTCAACTCGAACGTCATCGGCCGCGTGCCGCTCGGCCGGTGGGGCACCCCGGAGGATTTCGAAGGCATCGCCGTCTATCTCGCGAGCGATGCGTCGTCCTTCCAGACGGGCAGCACGACGCTCATCGACGGTGGTTACAGCATGTTCTGA
- a CDS encoding NUDIX hydrolase: protein MIRVSAVVLRNAAGEVLTVRKRNTSRFMLPGGKPDPGETPAETAVRECAEELGAELDLSSLRLVGVFDAEAANEPGYRLEGTVYEHPLVEVAGAAAEIAETRWLDPAVLPLPGDLAPLLEHHVLPALASASR, encoded by the coding sequence GTGATCAGAGTGAGCGCCGTCGTTCTCCGCAACGCCGCCGGTGAGGTGCTCACCGTGCGGAAGCGGAACACGTCGCGGTTCATGCTGCCCGGAGGCAAGCCGGATCCGGGGGAGACCCCGGCCGAGACCGCCGTGCGCGAGTGCGCCGAGGAACTGGGCGCCGAACTGGATCTGTCGTCGTTGCGTCTCGTCGGGGTCTTCGACGCCGAGGCCGCCAACGAGCCCGGTTACCGGCTCGAAGGAACCGTCTACGAACACCCGCTCGTGGAGGTCGCCGGTGCCGCCGCGGAGATCGCGGAGACGCGCTGGCTCGACCCGGCCGTCCTTCCGCTCCCCGGCGATCTCGCGCCGCTGCTCGAGCACCACGTCCTTCCCGCTCTCGCGTCGGCCTCCCGATAA
- a CDS encoding putative quinol monooxygenase, with the protein MALTALLELEFKADSLDDAKKVMTRVLDETRHFDGCDGIEILVDQKNEARWVVVEKWRSAEHDAAYRKFRAGEGAITDLGPLLAGAPKLEHFTTL; encoded by the coding sequence ATGGCGCTCACCGCTCTGCTCGAACTCGAATTCAAGGCCGACTCCCTCGACGACGCGAAGAAGGTCATGACCCGCGTGCTCGACGAGACGCGACATTTCGACGGATGCGACGGCATCGAGATCCTCGTGGATCAGAAGAACGAGGCCCGCTGGGTGGTCGTGGAGAAGTGGCGCTCGGCCGAGCACGACGCCGCCTACCGCAAGTTCCGCGCCGGCGAGGGCGCCATCACCGACCTCGGACCCCTCCTGGCGGGAGCACCGAAGCTCGAGCACTTCACCACCCTCTGA
- a CDS encoding metallopeptidase family protein, with the protein MEDEHFEELVSEALDEIPRELARAIDNVVVLVEPRHEEEPDLLGLYQGVALTERDSHYAGSLPDTITIYRDAILDICESDDDVVHEVLVTVVHEIAHYFGIDEERLHQLGWG; encoded by the coding sequence ATGGAGGACGAGCACTTCGAAGAGCTCGTCTCGGAAGCGCTCGACGAGATCCCCCGCGAACTCGCGCGGGCGATCGACAACGTCGTGGTCCTCGTCGAGCCGCGCCACGAGGAAGAACCCGACCTGCTGGGTCTGTATCAGGGCGTCGCGCTGACCGAGCGCGACAGCCACTACGCGGGATCGCTACCGGACACGATCACGATCTACCGCGACGCGATCCTCGACATCTGCGAGAGCGACGACGACGTCGTGCACGAGGTACTCGTCACCGTCGTCCACGAGATCGCGCACTATTTCGGAATCGACGAAGAGCGCCTCCACCAGCTGGGCTGGGGCTGA
- a CDS encoding septum formation family protein, which yields MEVMAEDNKPKPDRRPPSARLTRRALVLVAAGAVLAAIATFVVAGFQGADGGDDSAGAGISTTGAVAGEAFGTATAGDCLTWSALDASDLTKVDCAETHLFEVVADIDLSLYPGTEWGPGSRFPSVTRFTELRDEQCAPAAMDYLDGRFDPHGKFSIGLINPGEAGWAAGERTLRCGLQFSSTTGNLLPIKGRVADQDQSRAWDVGVCIGINNGVPADPVECSKPHAFEVVAVVDLGGQFPGGLPSIEDQDGYLEETCTRLVNEYLGDPEALRNKTLTLFWDNLDYDSWLAGSRKVNCSIGKQVEGGGFSSITGSAKGDILIDGQPPVPPPPVPEGRSLPTPLPGAVPLPGS from the coding sequence ATGGAAGTGATGGCCGAAGACAACAAGCCCAAGCCCGACCGGCGCCCGCCCTCGGCGCGGTTGACCCGACGCGCCCTCGTGCTCGTCGCGGCCGGTGCCGTCCTGGCGGCGATCGCGACGTTCGTCGTCGCGGGGTTCCAGGGCGCCGACGGCGGGGACGACAGCGCCGGCGCCGGCATCAGCACGACCGGCGCGGTCGCGGGGGAAGCGTTCGGTACTGCCACCGCCGGCGATTGCCTGACCTGGAGTGCTCTCGACGCGAGCGACCTCACGAAGGTCGACTGCGCCGAGACGCATCTGTTCGAGGTGGTCGCCGACATCGACCTGAGCCTGTATCCCGGCACCGAATGGGGACCGGGATCACGCTTCCCGTCGGTCACGCGTTTCACCGAGCTGCGCGACGAGCAGTGCGCACCCGCCGCGATGGACTATCTCGACGGCCGGTTCGACCCGCACGGCAAGTTCAGCATCGGCCTCATCAACCCCGGCGAGGCGGGCTGGGCGGCCGGCGAGCGCACGCTGCGGTGCGGTCTGCAGTTCTCGTCGACCACCGGCAACCTGCTGCCCATCAAGGGCCGGGTCGCCGATCAGGACCAGTCGCGGGCCTGGGACGTCGGTGTCTGCATCGGCATCAACAACGGTGTGCCTGCCGACCCGGTGGAGTGTTCCAAGCCGCACGCCTTCGAGGTCGTCGCGGTCGTCGACCTCGGTGGGCAGTTCCCCGGCGGGCTGCCGAGCATCGAGGACCAGGACGGCTATCTCGAGGAGACCTGCACGCGCCTGGTCAACGAGTACCTCGGCGACCCCGAGGCCCTGCGCAACAAGACCCTCACGCTGTTCTGGGACAACCTCGACTACGACAGCTGGCTCGCGGGCAGCCGCAAGGTGAACTGCTCGATCGGCAAGCAGGTCGAGGGTGGCGGCTTCTCGTCGATCACCGGCAGCGCCAAGGGCGACATCCTCATCGACGGCCAGCCGCCCGTGCCGCCGCCGCCCGTGCCGGAAGGCCGGTCGCTGCCGACGCCGTTGCCGGGCGCCGTTCCCCTGCCGGGGTCGTGA
- a CDS encoding ankyrin repeat domain-containing protein: MADDPIDPEILEIAKQTFDAARQGDVETLTAYVDAGVPVNLTNETGDTLLMLASYHGHADAVQALVERGADVNRLNDRGQSPLAGAVFKGVEAVVRVLAEAGADPRHGHPTAEDTAKMFGRDDYLELWQR; encoded by the coding sequence ATGGCCGACGACCCGATCGATCCCGAGATTCTCGAGATCGCCAAGCAGACCTTCGATGCCGCCCGCCAGGGAGACGTCGAGACCCTCACCGCGTACGTCGATGCCGGGGTACCGGTGAACCTCACCAACGAGACCGGCGACACGCTGCTCATGCTGGCGTCCTACCACGGTCATGCCGACGCCGTACAGGCCCTGGTCGAGCGAGGAGCCGACGTGAACCGGCTCAACGACCGCGGCCAGTCGCCTCTCGCGGGCGCGGTCTTCAAGGGCGTCGAGGCAGTGGTGCGGGTGCTCGCCGAGGCCGGCGCCGACCCGCGTCACGGGCACCCCACCGCGGAGGACACAGCGAAGATGTTCGGGCGCGACGACTACCTGGAACTCTGGCAGCGGTAG
- the serS gene encoding serine--tRNA ligase, whose amino-acid sequence MIDLKFLRENPDAVRESQRMRGEDPGLVDVLLEADASRRAAVLAGDNARAEQKALGKKVGKASPEERPALLDGAKELAAKVKELEAEQHAAQEAFDRAHLAISNVVQDGVPAGGEDDFVTLETVGELPTFDFEPKDHLALGESLGLIDMERGAKVSGARFYFLTGYGALLQLGLLQLAAQKATANGFTMMIPPVLVRPEIMQGTGFLGRHADEVYRLEEDDLYLVGTSEVPLAGYHSGEILDLSKGPKRYAGWSSCFRREAGSYGKDTRGIIRVHQFDKVEMFVYCRPEEAAAEHERLLAWERDMLAAIDVPYRVIDVAAGDLGSSASRKFDCEAWVPTQERYRELTSTSNCTTFQGRRLNVRYRDENGKPQTAATLNGTLATTRWLVALLENHQQADGSVKVPEALVPFVGREVLEPAG is encoded by the coding sequence GTGATCGACCTCAAGTTCCTCCGCGAGAATCCCGACGCCGTCCGCGAGTCGCAGCGTATGCGGGGGGAGGACCCGGGCCTCGTCGACGTGCTGCTCGAGGCCGACGCCTCCCGTCGCGCCGCGGTCCTCGCCGGCGACAACGCACGCGCCGAGCAGAAGGCCCTGGGCAAGAAGGTCGGCAAGGCGTCCCCCGAGGAGCGCCCCGCGCTGCTCGACGGTGCCAAGGAGCTGGCCGCGAAGGTCAAGGAACTCGAGGCCGAGCAGCACGCCGCGCAGGAGGCCTTCGATCGCGCGCACCTCGCGATCTCCAACGTCGTGCAGGACGGCGTGCCCGCCGGCGGTGAGGACGACTTCGTCACGCTCGAGACCGTCGGCGAGCTGCCCACCTTCGACTTCGAGCCGAAGGACCACCTCGCGCTCGGCGAGTCGCTCGGGCTCATCGACATGGAGCGCGGCGCCAAGGTCTCCGGTGCCCGGTTCTACTTCCTCACCGGTTACGGCGCGCTGCTCCAGCTGGGTCTGCTGCAGCTCGCCGCCCAGAAGGCCACCGCGAACGGGTTCACGATGATGATCCCGCCCGTACTCGTGCGTCCCGAGATCATGCAGGGCACCGGCTTCCTCGGCCGGCACGCCGACGAGGTGTACCGGCTCGAGGAGGACGACCTCTACCTCGTGGGCACCTCCGAGGTGCCGCTCGCGGGCTACCACTCGGGCGAGATCCTCGACCTGTCGAAGGGGCCGAAGCGCTATGCGGGCTGGTCGTCGTGCTTCCGTCGCGAGGCGGGCAGCTACGGCAAGGACACCCGCGGCATCATCCGCGTGCACCAGTTCGACAAGGTCGAGATGTTCGTCTACTGCCGGCCCGAGGAGGCCGCGGCGGAGCACGAGCGTCTGCTGGCCTGGGAGCGCGACATGCTCGCCGCCATCGACGTGCCGTACCGCGTCATCGACGTCGCCGCCGGCGATCTCGGGTCGTCGGCGTCCCGCAAGTTCGACTGCGAGGCCTGGGTGCCCACGCAGGAGCGCTACCGTGAACTCACGTCGACGTCGAACTGCACGACCTTCCAGGGGCGCCGCCTGAACGTCCGGTACCGCGACGAGAACGGCAAGCCGCAGACCGCCGCGACCCTCAACGGCACGCTCGCGACCACCCGCTGGCTCGTCGCGCTGCTCGAGAACCACCAGCAAGCCGACGGTTCGGTGAAGGTGCCCGAGGCTCTCGTCCCGTTCGTGGGACGCGAGGTGCTCGAACCCGCCGGCTGA
- a CDS encoding ABC transporter permease: protein MRTRSVSMLLALAGTGTLLIAWALAVASGFVSRDSVPYPWEVASRIPGLATDTEFLTGLGDTIWSWFAALVLASLAAIVCGTVIGTVRLLSAPAMIVVDAFRSIPATALIPIAILLFGLGIEMKVAVAGFATFWIVLINTVYGVATVEPMRLDAARSMRWSWMRTRMLVTLPSALPSIVTGIRIASGTTLVVILSTELLGAKSGVGTLLVQYQQALRTDIMFAGTLIVGVLGVALYSAVTHIERKALTWVYQ, encoded by the coding sequence ATGCGCACACGATCGGTATCGATGCTTCTCGCCCTCGCCGGCACCGGAACCCTTCTGATCGCCTGGGCTCTCGCTGTGGCAAGCGGTTTCGTGTCCCGCGATTCGGTTCCCTATCCGTGGGAGGTGGCATCCCGGATCCCCGGGCTCGCCACAGATACCGAATTCCTGACCGGTCTCGGTGACACGATCTGGTCGTGGTTCGCGGCACTCGTCCTCGCGTCCCTCGCCGCGATCGTCTGTGGAACCGTTATCGGCACAGTCCGCCTGCTCTCGGCGCCCGCGATGATCGTGGTCGATGCATTTCGGTCCATCCCCGCCACCGCACTCATCCCGATCGCCATCCTCCTCTTCGGCCTCGGAATCGAGATGAAGGTCGCGGTCGCCGGCTTCGCCACCTTCTGGATCGTGCTGATCAACACGGTGTACGGTGTCGCCACCGTCGAGCCGATGCGCCTGGACGCCGCTCGTTCGATGCGGTGGAGCTGGATGCGGACCCGCATGCTCGTCACCCTGCCGAGTGCGCTGCCGTCCATCGTCACCGGGATCCGTATCGCCTCGGGCACAACGCTCGTCGTGATTCTCAGCACCGAGTTGCTCGGTGCGAAGTCCGGGGTGGGGACGCTGCTCGTGCAGTACCAGCAGGCGCTCCGGACGGACATCATGTTCGCGGGGACGCTGATCGTCGGAGTACTCGGTGTCGCTCTCTACTCGGCGGTGACCCACATCGAAAGGAAGGCCCTGACGTGGGTGTATCAGTGA
- a CDS encoding ABC transporter permease — MGVSVTDVAIVRDATDARDANMSRTRPRFPAVRIRRAMNSLTRFWLLALVLILWELLAQASSNVFFPPPSRIAEQFVEDWLAPTPSTAFLSEHFYATAVVSLKRLAVGWVLAAVVGIAVGVLLARSTVAARMYGPVVRFWLAVPNAILIPIAVKVFGVTDAMNIFMIAFGTVWLIIVSTADGVSTVDNSYLRSARSLHLRGVELYSKVVIPAALPRITAGLRVSIGIGLILMIVSEFFATTAGLGYEVQLSQQTFQYTRMWSAFVLIAVIGLATNAAFAVVERRILHWQRREGLKGQ, encoded by the coding sequence GTGGGTGTATCAGTGACCGACGTCGCCATCGTCCGCGATGCGACCGACGCCCGGGACGCAAACATGTCCAGGACTCGGCCACGCTTTCCGGCCGTTCGGATCCGGCGCGCGATGAACTCGCTCACCCGATTCTGGCTCCTCGCACTGGTCTTGATCCTGTGGGAGCTTCTGGCGCAGGCGAGTTCGAATGTATTCTTCCCGCCCCCGTCCCGAATCGCGGAGCAGTTCGTCGAAGACTGGCTCGCACCGACCCCGTCGACGGCCTTCCTCTCGGAGCACTTCTATGCCACGGCGGTGGTCAGTCTGAAGCGTCTCGCCGTCGGCTGGGTGCTCGCGGCCGTGGTCGGAATCGCCGTGGGCGTACTCCTCGCGCGCAGCACCGTCGCCGCCCGGATGTACGGCCCTGTGGTCCGATTCTGGCTCGCCGTCCCGAATGCGATCCTCATTCCGATCGCAGTGAAGGTCTTCGGGGTCACCGACGCCATGAACATCTTCATGATCGCCTTCGGAACGGTGTGGCTGATCATCGTCAGCACGGCCGATGGTGTTTCTACGGTGGACAATTCGTATCTGCGGAGCGCTAGGAGTCTCCATCTGCGCGGCGTGGAGTTGTACTCGAAGGTCGTCATTCCTGCGGCACTTCCGCGTATCACGGCCGGTCTGCGAGTCAGTATCGGTATCGGTCTGATCCTCATGATCGTATCCGAATTCTTCGCCACGACAGCAGGTCTCGGGTACGAGGTCCAGCTGAGTCAGCAGACCTTCCAGTACACACGCATGTGGTCGGCCTTCGTCCTGATCGCCGTGATCGGACTTGCAACGAATGCGGCGTTCGCAGTGGTCGAGCGCCGAATCCTGCACTGGCAGCGACGAGAAGGGTTGAAAGGACAATGA
- a CDS encoding ABC transporter ATP-binding protein, giving the protein MIELETRIDPNGHRDIALEAINLTKSYGGGETRKLILEPTSLVLHENELVSIVGPSGCGKSTLLMMVAGLLAPTDGSVLVNDKEIDGPPMGLAVVFQDYSRSLFPWMTVRKNLRAATYAYGLSRAETDDRIDHALKAVGLPGAADMYPWQMSGGMQQRVAIARALVVEPKVMLMDEPFAAVDAQTRADLEDLVLQLRDEYGMAVAFVTHDIDEAVYIGDRVVVLAANPGRIVADIVVDLPSERDQVETKQLARFAELRSEVFRMVMRPRTDG; this is encoded by the coding sequence ATGATCGAACTCGAAACACGGATCGATCCGAACGGACACCGCGACATTGCGCTCGAGGCGATCAATCTCACGAAGTCGTACGGGGGAGGGGAAACCCGCAAACTCATCCTCGAACCGACCTCGCTGGTGCTGCACGAGAACGAACTCGTCTCCATCGTCGGCCCCTCGGGCTGTGGAAAATCCACCCTCCTCATGATGGTGGCCGGACTGCTCGCGCCGACCGACGGTTCGGTCCTTGTGAACGACAAGGAGATCGACGGACCGCCGATGGGGCTGGCCGTCGTCTTCCAGGACTACAGCCGGTCGCTGTTCCCCTGGATGACCGTGCGCAAGAATCTCAGGGCCGCCACCTACGCCTACGGTCTGTCCCGGGCGGAGACCGACGATCGGATCGATCATGCATTGAAGGCCGTCGGTCTCCCCGGTGCGGCCGACATGTATCCCTGGCAGATGTCCGGTGGAATGCAGCAGCGCGTTGCAATCGCACGGGCGCTCGTGGTGGAACCGAAGGTCATGCTCATGGACGAGCCCTTCGCCGCCGTCGACGCACAGACGCGGGCGGATCTCGAGGACCTGGTGCTGCAGCTGCGGGACGAATACGGCATGGCCGTCGCGTTCGTCACCCACGACATCGACGAGGCCGTCTACATCGGTGACCGTGTCGTCGTCCTGGCTGCCAACCCCGGTCGTATCGTCGCGGACATCGTCGTGGATCTCCCGTCCGAACGCGACCAGGTGGAAACCAAACAGCTGGCACGTTTCGCAGAGTTGCGCAGCGAGGTGTTCCGCATGGTGATGAGACCGAGAACCGACGGCTGA
- a CDS encoding ABC transporter substrate-binding protein codes for MHIRPHLLSGTAALSVCAAVLTGCSSNSDAAVVEATENGLVPLRVTTLGLCNEALPWGVEEGVFAEHGIDLELINVQSGAAGISALQAGEVDIAFVNSYSAMQAVAQGIDLVVASGGDQSTDDANAVVVSSGAGVTEPKQLQGKKVGVNQIGGLGHILTQAWIEADAGEASTTEFVALPFPDLLPGVVAGSVDGAQVTAAQAVAGESDGTTVSLGNPFFDGIGSIPTTVYASTGGFAEVNADTLASFADAMTELADLANDPANDEQRWAYTAEFCKSTPETLAQTPEPEFVGRVGIASFESLVSLLVARDSLTDIDLDSFVPEGVRQ; via the coding sequence ATGCACATCCGTCCCCACTTGCTCTCGGGTACCGCCGCGCTGTCCGTCTGCGCCGCGGTGCTGACCGGATGTTCGAGCAACTCGGACGCAGCGGTCGTCGAGGCCACGGAGAACGGTCTCGTACCTCTGCGAGTCACCACTCTCGGACTCTGCAACGAGGCTCTGCCCTGGGGCGTCGAAGAGGGGGTGTTCGCCGAGCACGGGATCGATCTCGAACTGATCAACGTCCAGAGCGGCGCCGCCGGAATCTCGGCTCTGCAGGCCGGTGAGGTCGATATTGCCTTCGTGAACTCGTACAGCGCCATGCAGGCAGTGGCGCAGGGAATCGATCTCGTCGTGGCATCGGGTGGTGATCAGTCCACCGATGATGCGAACGCCGTCGTTGTCTCGTCGGGGGCGGGGGTAACTGAGCCGAAGCAACTCCAGGGGAAGAAGGTCGGCGTCAACCAGATCGGTGGACTGGGACACATCCTCACACAGGCGTGGATCGAAGCGGATGCCGGCGAGGCATCGACCACCGAATTCGTCGCACTGCCTTTCCCGGACCTGCTGCCCGGTGTGGTCGCGGGATCCGTCGACGGGGCGCAGGTGACCGCAGCACAAGCGGTGGCCGGCGAATCGGACGGCACCACGGTGTCGCTCGGTAACCCCTTCTTCGACGGAATCGGCAGTATCCCCACCACCGTCTACGCCTCCACCGGAGGCTTCGCGGAGGTGAACGCCGACACCCTGGCGTCCTTCGCCGACGCGATGACGGAACTCGCGGACCTGGCGAACGATCCGGCGAACGACGAACAACGGTGGGCGTACACCGCGGAGTTCTGCAAGTCCACGCCGGAAACACTGGCACAGACACCCGAGCCGGAGTTCGTAGGCCGAGTCGGCATCGCGTCCTTCGAATCCCTCGTATCCCTACTCGTCGCCCGTGACTCGCTCACGGATATCGACCTCGACAGTTTCGTCCCGGAAGGAGTTCGGCAGTGA